The window ATCCTTGGCTCCCCCCGCACGTTTCAGGAGGAAGGCCAGAATCAGGGCACCAAGAAAGACGGCGAAGAGAATGAGAGGGCTCAGAGCGGCCGCGATTTCCCCAGGGGGCAGGGAGGGCGGATATCTCAACCGGATGCCCGAGAGAGAAAGACGGAGAATGCCGTCCCCGGCCATGACGGATAAGGAGTTTTCGGCGATGAATCCCTTGGATGCGGCGAAGACCCGGCCGAACAGGCCGTAAAAGAGAAGAGGAAACAGTCCCTGAATCACGCAGATGGCGGCGAGCAGGATTTTGGGAATCAGCATGGCCGCCGGGACCTCCCGGACCGTCTTTTTGACCGTCCATTCCGTCCCCGAGGATGTGAAGGCCATGCCGAAGAATTTGACATAACAGGCCAGGGTCACCGCACTCGTAAAGAGGGCGACAATCCCGAAAAACAGCAGAGCCGCGTCGCTCCGGCCGGCCAGAAGGGAACTTGAGATGATCGACCATTTGCTGGCGAAACCGCTTGTGGGCGGCATGCCCGAGATTGAGAGGGAGGCGATCCCGGCCAGGACGGCGGTGAGAGGCATGAGCGTGATCAGACCGCCGAGCCGGTTGAGATCTTTCGTTCCCGTGGCATAAAGGAGGCTTCCGCCCGTCATGAACAGAAGGCCCTTGAACACGGCGTGATTGACGATGTGATACATCGCGCCGACCGCGACGATGACGGCCAAATATTGTGCCGCCGCGTCGGTCGAAGGAGCAAGAACAAGCACGAGGCCCGAGGCCAGGACGATGTAGCCGATCTGGCCGATGGAGCTGAAGGCCAGCAGCCTCTTGGCGTCGCTCTGTTTGACGGATTGGACGGTGCCGATGAAAAGGGTGATCGTGCCGAGGGCGGCGATGCCGATTCCCCAGGCGCGGATGTCGAAATTCTCTTCCGCCTTCGGGGCCATGAAAAGAAACGTCCGCATCAGGCCATAGACGCCCGTCTTCAGCATCACGCCGCTCAGGAGCGCGCTCACCGGAGACGGAGCCACGGAATGGGCCCCGGGAAGCCAGAGCCGGCCAAGGGGCCAAACGCCCGCTTTGATGCCGAAGCCGACAAGCAGAAAGGCGGCGAAGGCGGCCAGCGATCCCGGAGACGTCCCGCCCATTTTGGCCATGATGGCGTGAGTGTCCTCCCCGAACCGGTAGCCGTTGACGAACCAGGCCCCGGCGACGACGAGAAGCCAGGAGATTTCCATGAGGACGAGGTAAGTCACGGCGATCTTGACGTTTTCTTTTTTTCGGTGTTCGTAGCGGATCAGGAAGAAAGAGGCCAGGGTCATGATCTGCCAGGCGATCGTGAACCCCGTGGAGAGATCGTCCACCGTCACCAGGGCGGCCATGCCCAGAATAAAGAGCGGAAAGGCGGCATAATAGCCGCCCGCCCCGTAGTCTTCGTAGTGTTCCATGTAGCGGATCGAATAGAGGGCGCTCAGGGCCGCCATGACACCGATGACGATCAGGAAGAGTCCGGAAAAGCCGTCGATGAGGAAGGGCAGCGCCAGCGGTCCGAGACGGACGGTTTCGATACCGGCCGAGGCTCCGCCGACGGCTTTCAACCCCGCCGTCACGATCAGGCCGCCGGAGGCGGCCGCGGCCAGGAAATTCACGATTCCGGCCAGGCGTTTGTTTTTTGCGAGAAACGGAGCGATCCCGGCCGAAACGGCCAGGATGCCGAAGGCGGCGAAGAGATAGGGCGTGAGGGTTGCATTCGGGCTCATATCTGTTCCCCCAGCGTTTTGATCTGTTTGTAGGTGTAAACCGGGCCGTCCGTGCAGACCAGGGTTCGGCCGATGGCGCAGTGCTGGCATTTGCCGATGCCGCACTTCATGTGACGTTCGAGCGTCGAGATGATGTGCGCATCTTTCAGTCC of the Acidobacteriota bacterium genome contains:
- a CDS encoding proton-conducting transporter membrane subunit — translated: MSPNATLTPYLFAAFGILAVSAGIAPFLAKNKRLAGIVNFLAAAASGGLIVTAGLKAVGGASAGIETVRLGPLALPFLIDGFSGLFLIVIGVMAALSALYSIRYMEHYEDYGAGGYYAAFPLFILGMAALVTVDDLSTGFTIAWQIMTLASFFLIRYEHRKKENVKIAVTYLVLMEISWLLVVAGAWFVNGYRFGEDTHAIMAKMGGTSPGSLAAFAAFLLVGFGIKAGVWPLGRLWLPGAHSVAPSPVSALLSGVMLKTGVYGLMRTFLFMAPKAEENFDIRAWGIGIAALGTITLFIGTVQSVKQSDAKRLLAFSSIGQIGYIVLASGLVLVLAPSTDAAAQYLAVIVAVGAMYHIVNHAVFKGLLFMTGGSLLYATGTKDLNRLGGLITLMPLTAVLAGIASLSISGMPPTSGFASKWSIISSSLLAGRSDAALLFFGIVALFTSAVTLACYVKFFGMAFTSSGTEWTVKKTVREVPAAMLIPKILLAAICVIQGLFPLLFYGLFGRVFAASKGFIAENSLSVMAGDGILRLSLSGIRLRYPPSLPPGEIAAALSPLILFAVFLGALILAFLLKRAGGAKDVPAQTWLCGYKEPENINRYVDKSMFAAFKKLFRWTGGEPQDHETLPVDHRGEPSC